The following coding sequences are from one Kosakonia sp. H02 window:
- the tap gene encoding methyl-accepting chemotaxis protein IV: protein MLNRIRISTTLFLILIVCGVLQVGSNGLSFWAFKESTSHLQEVEKSNQQRSALMQMRAVLLQASTALNKAGTLTALSYPPDDIKALMTQAKASLKQAEETEKAFVSSAALTAEGKKLQEGTQASFNAWRSDLEHQATWLENNQLSDFMTAPVQESQSKFDANFSAWEKHINHFTEQARVISESNYRRSAVIFIVVVILAALLTTVALYWSRKMIVQPLAVMSGHFDSIAEGNLARAIEVNGRNEISAIFAGLQKMQVSLRTTVSDVRHGSHAMHTGISEIAAGNNDLSARTEQQAASLAQTAASMEQLTATVGQNADNARQASGLAQSAAQTAAKGGQQTSSVASTMHEIANSSQKIGDITSVIDGIAFQTNILALNAAVEAARAGEQGRGFAVVAGEVRNLASRSAQAAKEIKGLIEESVSRVQQGSVLVDTAAQTMNEIVRSVTQVNDIMGEIASASDEQRRGIEQVAQAITQMDQVTQQNAALVEEAASATDQLANQADHLTALVAVFKIDEHVAVPELAPPTAVPVAS from the coding sequence ATGTTAAATCGTATTCGTATCTCAACAACATTATTTTTAATTTTGATTGTGTGTGGCGTTTTGCAGGTTGGCAGTAACGGTTTGTCTTTCTGGGCATTTAAAGAGAGCACCTCCCATTTACAGGAAGTCGAAAAGAGTAACCAGCAGCGCAGTGCGCTGATGCAGATGCGGGCCGTATTGTTACAGGCCAGCACCGCGCTGAATAAAGCCGGGACGTTAACTGCGCTCAGTTATCCGCCGGACGATATCAAAGCGCTGATGACACAGGCGAAAGCCAGCCTGAAACAGGCGGAAGAAACAGAAAAAGCGTTTGTCAGCAGTGCGGCGCTAACGGCGGAAGGCAAAAAATTACAGGAAGGGACGCAGGCGAGTTTCAATGCCTGGCGCAGCGACCTGGAGCACCAGGCCACCTGGCTTGAGAATAACCAGCTGTCGGATTTTATGACTGCGCCGGTGCAGGAGTCGCAAAGTAAATTTGATGCCAACTTCAGCGCGTGGGAGAAGCACATTAACCACTTTACGGAGCAGGCCAGAGTCATCAGTGAAAGTAACTATCGCCGTTCGGCGGTGATCTTCATCGTGGTGGTTATCCTGGCGGCACTGTTGACCACGGTGGCGCTGTACTGGTCGCGCAAGATGATTGTTCAGCCGCTGGCGGTGATGAGCGGGCATTTTGACAGCATCGCCGAAGGCAACCTGGCCCGCGCGATTGAGGTTAACGGGCGTAACGAAATTTCGGCCATTTTCGCCGGCCTGCAAAAGATGCAGGTGTCGCTGCGCACCACGGTGAGCGATGTTCGCCACGGCAGTCACGCCATGCATACCGGCATTTCCGAGATTGCCGCAGGCAACAATGATTTATCTGCGCGTACGGAACAGCAGGCCGCATCGCTGGCGCAAACCGCGGCCAGCATGGAGCAACTGACCGCCACCGTCGGCCAGAACGCCGACAATGCGCGACAGGCGTCGGGGCTGGCGCAAAGTGCAGCCCAGACGGCGGCAAAAGGCGGGCAGCAGACCTCAAGCGTGGCGAGCACCATGCATGAGATAGCCAACAGTTCGCAGAAGATTGGCGATATCACCAGCGTGATTGATGGCATTGCCTTTCAGACCAATATCCTGGCGCTGAACGCCGCTGTAGAAGCCGCCCGCGCCGGTGAGCAGGGGCGCGGGTTTGCGGTGGTGGCGGGCGAAGTGCGTAACCTCGCCAGTCGCAGCGCGCAGGCGGCAAAAGAGATTAAGGGCCTGATTGAAGAGTCGGTATCCCGCGTTCAGCAAGGTTCTGTGCTGGTGGATACCGCCGCGCAGACGATGAATGAGATTGTCCGCTCCGTCACCCAGGTAAACGACATTATGGGCGAAATCGCCTCCGCGTCTGACGAACAACGCCGCGGGATTGAGCAGGTTGCTCAGGCTATAACCCAGATGGATCAGGTGACACAACAGAATGCGGCGCTGGTAGAAGAGGCCGCCTCAGCCACCGACCAACTGGCCAACCAGGCAGATCACCTTACCGCGCTGGTTGCTGTGTTTAAGATTGATGAGCATGTAGCAGTACCCGAATTGGCACCGCCGACGGCCGTGCCTGTTGCATCATGA
- the tar gene encoding methyl-accepting chemotaxis protein II translates to MNRIRVVTLLMSVLVVFALLQLVSGGLFFSSLKQNQQSFAVSNDLRMQQTELGKAWELMLQTRINLSRSSARMLLDPSNQQSSAKTDLLNSAKASLNEAAKHYDAFRQLPTMPEMDAARQTLDEKYQTYHAALSELVQFLESGNIDSFMAQPTQGMQNALGEAMAKYASLSDSLYRNAWDQSVSDYTFAKWQMAVLALALVIVLAGVWYGIRRILLSPLSAVIAHIREIAGGNLTHSLRIAGRSEMTELAQSVDHMQNALIETVTNVRQGSDAIYSGTSEIAAGNNDLSSRTEEQASALEQTAASMEELTATVKQNAENARQASLLAQSASETAGRGGKVVDGVVKTMHEIATSSQKIADIISVIDGIAFQTNILALNAAVEAARAGEQGRGFAVVAGEVRNLASRSAQAAKEIKSLIEDSVSRVDTGSVLVESAGETMSDIVNAVTRVNDIMGEIASASDEQSRGIDQVALAVSEMDRVTQQNASLVQQSAAAAAALEEQASRLTQAVSAFRLSSVSGMAQPALTPVAGRAQTPARSRHLATGQEDNWETF, encoded by the coding sequence GTGAACCGTATCCGCGTCGTTACATTACTTATGAGCGTGCTGGTGGTCTTCGCCCTGTTACAGCTTGTCTCCGGTGGGCTCTTTTTTTCGTCGCTTAAGCAAAACCAGCAAAGTTTTGCCGTCTCCAACGATCTGCGTATGCAACAGACGGAACTGGGGAAAGCGTGGGAACTGATGCTGCAAACACGCATCAACCTGAGCCGTTCTTCGGCGCGGATGCTGCTCGACCCGAGCAACCAGCAAAGCAGCGCGAAAACCGATCTGCTCAATAGCGCAAAAGCGTCGCTGAATGAGGCGGCAAAACACTATGACGCCTTCCGTCAGTTGCCGACCATGCCGGAGATGGACGCAGCCCGTCAGACCCTTGATGAGAAGTACCAGACTTACCATGCGGCGCTGAGCGAACTGGTGCAATTCCTTGAGAGTGGCAACATCGATAGCTTTATGGCCCAGCCGACGCAGGGGATGCAAAACGCCCTTGGCGAGGCGATGGCGAAATACGCAAGCTTAAGCGACAGCCTCTATCGCAACGCCTGGGATCAGAGCGTCAGCGACTACACCTTCGCCAAATGGCAGATGGCGGTTCTCGCGCTGGCGCTGGTAATTGTGCTGGCCGGCGTCTGGTATGGCATCCGCCGGATTCTGCTCTCGCCGCTGTCGGCGGTGATTGCTCATATCCGTGAAATTGCCGGCGGTAACCTGACGCATTCGCTGCGCATTGCCGGGCGCAGTGAGATGACTGAACTGGCGCAGAGTGTCGATCATATGCAAAACGCATTGATTGAAACTGTCACCAATGTGCGCCAGGGCTCGGATGCGATTTATTCTGGCACCAGCGAAATCGCGGCCGGGAATAACGATCTCTCATCGCGTACAGAAGAGCAGGCCTCGGCGCTGGAACAGACCGCCGCCAGCATGGAAGAGCTGACCGCGACGGTGAAACAGAACGCCGAAAACGCCCGTCAGGCGTCATTGCTGGCGCAAAGCGCGTCGGAAACCGCCGGGCGCGGCGGTAAAGTGGTGGATGGCGTGGTGAAAACTATGCACGAGATTGCCACCAGTTCGCAAAAAATCGCCGACATTATCAGCGTGATTGACGGCATTGCGTTTCAGACCAATATCCTCGCGTTGAACGCGGCGGTGGAAGCGGCGCGCGCCGGTGAGCAAGGCCGGGGTTTTGCCGTGGTCGCCGGAGAAGTGCGTAACCTTGCCAGTCGCAGTGCGCAGGCCGCAAAAGAAATTAAGTCATTGATTGAAGATTCTGTTTCCCGGGTCGATACCGGTTCTGTGCTGGTGGAAAGCGCCGGGGAAACCATGTCGGACATTGTTAACGCGGTAACAAGAGTCAACGACATTATGGGTGAGATCGCCTCGGCATCGGATGAACAGAGCCGTGGCATCGATCAGGTTGCGCTGGCGGTATCCGAAATGGATCGCGTCACGCAACAGAATGCGTCACTGGTACAACAATCGGCAGCCGCAGCCGCTGCCTTAGAAGAACAAGCCAGTCGATTGACGCAGGCGGTATCGGCCTTCCGCCTTTCCTCTGTATCAGGCATGGCGCAACCTGCTTTAACGCCGGTAGCAGGCCGCGCTCAGACCCCGGCGCGGAGCCGCCACCTTGCCACCGGACAAGAGGATAACTGGGAAACCTTTTAA